In a single window of the Oryctolagus cuniculus chromosome 2, mOryCun1.1, whole genome shotgun sequence genome:
- the PPP1R3B gene encoding protein phosphatase 1 regulatory subunit 3B: MAVDIEYRYNCMAPSLRRERFAFKISPKPVKPLRPCIQLGSKNEASGLVAPPVQEKKAKKRVSFADNQGLALTMVKVFSEFDDPLDLPFNITELLDNIVSLTTAESESFVLDFAQPSADYLDFRNRLQANHVCLENCVLKDRALSGTIKVQNLAFEKIVKVRMTFDTWKSFTDFPCHYVKDTYAGSDRDTFSFDISLPEKIQSYERMEFAVCYECNGQTYWDSNKGKNYRIIRAELKSTQEPSEPPNGPDFGIAFDQFGSPRCSYGLFPEWPSYLGYEKLGPYY, encoded by the coding sequence ATGGCTGTGGACATAGAGTACAGATACAACTGCATGGCTCCCTCCCTGCGCCGAGAACGTTTTGCCTTCAAGATCTCCCCGAAGCCCGTCAAACCTCTGAGGCCTTGCATTCAGCTGGGCAGCAAGAATGAAGCCAGTGGGCTGGTGGCCCCGCCGGTGCAGGAAAAAAAGGCGAAAAAGCGAGTGTCCTTCGCCGACAACCAGGGGCTGGCCCTGACCATGGTCAAGGTCTTCTCGGAATTCGATGACCCCTTAGATCTTCCGTTCAACATCACGGAGCTCCTGGACAACATCGTGAGCCTGACGACAGCCGAGAGCGAGAGCTTCGTGCTGGACTTCGCACAGCCGTCCGCGGACTACCTGGACTTCAGAAACCGGCTCCAGGCCAACCACGTGTGCCTGGAGAACTGCGTGCTCAAAGACCGAGCCCTCTCGGGCACCATCAAAGTGCAGAACCTCGCCTTCGAGAAGATCGTGAAAGTCAGGATGACCTTCGACACCTGGAAGAGCTTCACAGACTTTCCCTGCCACTACGTCAAGGACACCTACGCCGGCTCCGACAGGGACACCTTCTCCTTCGACATCAGCTTGCCCGAGAAGATCCAGTCTTACGAGAGGATGGAGTTCGCCGTGTGCTACGAGTGCAACGGACAGACGTACTGGGACAGCAACAAAGGCAAAAACTATCGGATCATCCGGGCCGAGTTAAAATCCACTCAGGAACCGAGCGAGCCCCCGAACGGACCGGATTTCGGGATAGCGTTTGACCAGTTTGGAAGCCCTCGGTGCTCCTATGGTCTGTTTCCGGAGTGGCCTAGTTACCTAGGATATGAAAAGCTGGGGCCATACTACTAG